Proteins co-encoded in one Nicotiana sylvestris chromosome 7, ASM39365v2, whole genome shotgun sequence genomic window:
- the LOC104220021 gene encoding protein CHLORORESPIRATORY REDUCTION 41, chloroplastic isoform X1, protein MASNILQLHHVRTLPTIHPISKILISQPLTNHIHVKQFTIKCTSNPTPESSDPNFLSPTPTSETTISPEKFPIEKRRKSEIIRDRKSRTGLVKQDPPNFEIGWKRTKPINLEKPVGYVIMDFLEKLEELMARDFGSTVLLAKVGEIVAERAREEAEVLREEGKVEDRMVTELSRVLKLMEMDLAMVSAAVKEETLNERLEQARARCRFVLTMKISRELNGLHLEPFCITPARISHSA, encoded by the exons ATGGCTTCTAATATCCTCCAACTCCACCATGTCCGCACTCTCCCTACAATTCATCCAATTTCTAAAATTCTAATATCACAACCACTCACAAATCATATCCATGTAAAGCAGTTCACTATCAAATGCACTTCCAATCCCACACCTGAGTCTTCAGACCCCAACTTCCTGAGTCCCACACCAACCTCAGAAACAACAATCAGCCCAGAAAAATTCCCAATAGAGAAACGAAGAAAGTCAGAGATAATTCGCGATAGGAAATCAAGAACTGGGCTTGTGAAGCAGGATCCACCAAACTTTGAGATTGGATGGAAGAGAACAAAGCCTATTAATTTGGAGAAGCCTGTAGGATATGTGATAATGGATTTTTTGGAGAAATTGGAGGAGTTGATGGCTAGAGATTTTGGGTCGACAGTATTGTTGGCTAAAGTGGGAGAAATAGTGGCAGAAAGAGCTAGAGAAGAAGCAGAAGTGTTaagggaagaagggaaagttgaagATAGAATGGTGACAGAATTGTCCAGAGTCTTGAAGTTGATGGAGATGGATTTGGCTATGGTTAGTGCTGCAGTGAAAGAAGAGACACTGAATGAGAGACTTGAACAAGCTAGGGCGCGTTGCAG GTTTGTTTTGACGATGAAAATAAGCAGAGAGCTCAACGGTCTACACTTGGAACCCTTTTGCATTACTCCAGCTAGGATTTCTCATTCTGCTTAA
- the LOC104220021 gene encoding protein CHLORORESPIRATORY REDUCTION 41, chloroplastic isoform X2 gives MASNILQLHHVRTLPTIHPISKILISQPLTNHIHVKQFTIKCTSNPTPESSDPNFLSPTPTSETTISPEKFPIEKRRKSEIIRDRKSRTGLVKQDPPNFEIGWKRTKPINLEKPVGYVIMDFLEKLEELMARDFGSTVLLAKVGEIVAERAREEAEVLREEGKVEDRMVTELSRVLKLMEMDLAMVSAAVKEETLNERLEQARARCRELNGLHLEPFCITPARISHSA, from the exons ATGGCTTCTAATATCCTCCAACTCCACCATGTCCGCACTCTCCCTACAATTCATCCAATTTCTAAAATTCTAATATCACAACCACTCACAAATCATATCCATGTAAAGCAGTTCACTATCAAATGCACTTCCAATCCCACACCTGAGTCTTCAGACCCCAACTTCCTGAGTCCCACACCAACCTCAGAAACAACAATCAGCCCAGAAAAATTCCCAATAGAGAAACGAAGAAAGTCAGAGATAATTCGCGATAGGAAATCAAGAACTGGGCTTGTGAAGCAGGATCCACCAAACTTTGAGATTGGATGGAAGAGAACAAAGCCTATTAATTTGGAGAAGCCTGTAGGATATGTGATAATGGATTTTTTGGAGAAATTGGAGGAGTTGATGGCTAGAGATTTTGGGTCGACAGTATTGTTGGCTAAAGTGGGAGAAATAGTGGCAGAAAGAGCTAGAGAAGAAGCAGAAGTGTTaagggaagaagggaaagttgaagATAGAATGGTGACAGAATTGTCCAGAGTCTTGAAGTTGATGGAGATGGATTTGGCTATGGTTAGTGCTGCAGTGAAAGAAGAGACACTGAATGAGAGACTTGAACAAGCTAGGGCGCGTTGCAG AGAGCTCAACGGTCTACACTTGGAACCCTTTTGCATTACTCCAGCTAGGATTTCTCATTCTGCTTAA
- the LOC104220020 gene encoding polycomb group protein FIE1 yields MARIPIGCEPVVGSLTPSKKKDYRVTNRLQEGKRPLYAVVFNFIDSRYFNVFATVGGNRVTVYQCLEGGVIAVLQSYIDEDKDESFYTVSWACNIDGSPFIVAGGINGILRVIDAGNEKIHKSFVGHGDSINEIRTQVLKPSLVVSASKDESVRLWNVHTGICILIFAGAGGHRNEVLSVDFHPSDIYRIASCGMDNTVKIWSMKEFWTYVEKSFTWTDLPSKFPTKYVQFPIFIASVHSNYVDCTRWLGDFILSKSVDNEIVLWEPKMKEQSPGEGTVDILQKYPVPECDIWFIKFSCDFHYKAAAIGNREGKIFVWELQTSPPAMIARLSHVQSKSPIRQTAMSFDGSTILSCCEDGTIWRWDVVATS; encoded by the exons ATGGCGAGGATACCAATAGGGTGCGAGCCGGTGGTGGGATCGTTAACGCCATCAAAGAAAAAAGATTACAGAGTCACTAACAGACTCCAAGAAGGCAAACGTCCGTTATACGCCGTCGTCTTCAACTTCATCGACTCTCGCTACTTCAATGTCTTTGCTACCGTCGGCGGAAATCGA GTGACTGTTTACCAATGTCTGGAGGGTGGTGTTATTGCTGTGCTGCAGTCTTATATTGATGAAGAT AAAGATGAATCCTTTTACACTGTAAGTTGGGCTTGCAATATTGATGGGAGTCCATTCATAGTGGCTGGAGGAATAAATGGAATTCTCCGTGTTATTGATGCTGGCAATGAGAAGATACACAAG AGCTTTGTGGGACATGGAGACTCCATAAATGAAATTAGGACTCAAGTCCTGAAACCATCTCTTGTAGTATCTGCCAGCAAA GATGAATCTGTTCGCTTGTGGAATGTTCATACTGGAATATGCATTTTGATATTTGCTGGTGCTGGGGGTCACCGGAATGAAGTACTCAGTGTG GACTTCCATCCTTCTGACATATATCGTATTGCTAGCTGTGGAATGGATAATACTGTTAAGATCTGGTCAATGAAAG AATTCTGGACATATGTGGAGAAATCGTTTACTTGGACTGATCTTCCTTCCAAGTTTCCCACAAAATATGTACAGTTTCCA ATATTCATCGCATCAGTTCATTCCAACTATGTTGACTGTACCAGATGGCTTGGTGATTTTATCTTGTCCAAG AGTGTTGACAATGAAATTGTATTATGGGAACCAAAGATGAAAGAACAGTCTCCTGGAGAG GGCACAGTTGACATCCTTCAAAAGTATCCCGTCCCAGAGTGTGATATTTGGTTTATCAAGTTTTCATGTGATTTCCACTACAAAGCAGCAGCTATAG GGAATAGGGAAGGCAAGATCTTTGTCTGGGAACTACAAACCAGTCCACCAGCTATGATTGCAAG GTTATCTCATGTTCAATCTAAATCTCCAATTAGACAGACTGCCATGTCTTTTGATGGGAG CACCATACTTAGCTGCTGTGAAGATGGGACTATATGGCGCTGGGATGTCGTAGCAACTTCTTGA
- the LOC104220019 gene encoding uncharacterized protein, producing the protein MESILARALEYTLKYWLKSFSRDQFKLQGRTAQLSNLDINGDALHASAGLPPALNVTTAKVGKLEIILPSVSNVQIEPIVVQIDRLDLVLEERDDIDTSRSSSSAASSGSSSKGSGYGFADKIADGMTLQVHTVNLLLETHGGARHRGGASWASPMASITIRNLLLYTTNENWEVVNLKEARDFSSGKEFIYVFKKLEWEHLSIDLLPHPDMFADAHFASSQGGGRNKRDEDGAKRVFFGGERFIEGISGEAHITIQRTELNSPLGLEVQLHITEAVCPALSEPGLRAFLRFLTGLYACINRGDVNPNQQHSTEAAGRSLVSIVVDHIFLRVKDIEFQLELLMQSLIFSRGSISGGESAKCLTRLMIGGVFLRDTFSHPPCTLVQPSELADSDDVLRIPDFGKDFCPPIYPLGDQQGNFSAGVPLISLHSLQLKPSPSPPILASTTVINCQPLMLHLQEESCLRICSFLADGIVVNPGVVLSDFSINSLTVNLKRIDITVPLDMGTPNDTVSGENNTCHSLFDGARLHIEDFVLSESPALKLGLLHLEKDPACFCLWEDQPIDGSQKKLSAGASVISLSLQTCNDATGLQNSLTLSSNLWRCVELKGACLEIAMVTADGSPLTNVPPPGGIVRVGVACHQYFSNTSVEQLFFVLDFYTYFGRISEKMAVVGRINSHEEVSQKSSGGSLGEKVPGDTAVSLAVNDLRLRFLESSSTDISGMPLVQFIGKELSVKVTHRTLGGAIAISSSLLWESVEVDCADTLSSLPCENGLAWTSNQNGQLMGNGCQLRSVFWVQNRKINQPNGNFVLVPFLDIKMVQVIPYKTQDMECHSLNVSACIAGVRLGGGMNYTEALLHRFGILGPDGGPGEGLTKGLEHLSAGPLSKLLKATPPTINELEDDGKDTGRLQLETPDDVDISIEFKDWLFALEGAQEAAEKWWFCDHEDSIREERCWHTTFRNICVKASSSKHVTDGSRKLSGKKRYPLELITVGVEGLQILKPRSRQSILRDVSPAGPIKEAAETFGGMNIEVDIVNAEDNIDDGIGKWIVEKLKFSVKQPIEAVVTKAELQYLAFLCKSEVDSMGRIAAGILRVLKLEGSIGPGAIRQLSNLGSESFDRIFTPEKLSRDSSSSSIGLSPSSNLTGGSRNSCIESTVASVEELIKESQTKCAALSVELGSSTSSVDDFKELSQKLENMQKLLMRLRTQV; encoded by the exons ATGGAGTCAATTCTGGCTCGAGCTTTGGAGTACACATTGAAGTACTGGCTAAAGTCATTTAGCCGAGATCAGTTCAAATTGCAGGGCCGTACGGCCCAACTTTCCAATTTAG ATATAAATGGAGATGCTTTGCATGCGAGCGCGGGATTACCACCGGCACTGAATGTTACAACCGCAAAAGTCGGGAAATTGGAGATCATA CTTCCATCAGTAAGCAATGTGCAAATAGAGCCAATAGTCGTGCAAATTGATAGGCTCGACTTAGTTCTCGAAGAAAGAGATGATATTGATACATCTAGGAGCTCTAGCAG TGCGGCATCATCTGGTAGCTCCTCGAAGGGCAGTGGATATGGTTTTGCTGACAAG ATTGCAGATGGCATGACATTACAAGTGCATACTGTTAATCTTCTACTTGAAACTCATGGAGGTGCTCGACACCGGGGAGGAGCAAGCTG GGCATCACCTATGGCTTCAATCACTATACGTAATCTTCTTCTGTATACTACAAATGAGAACTGGGAG GTTGTAAATCTGAAGGAAGCAAGGGATTTCTCTAGTGGCAAGGAGTTCATATATGTGTTCAAA AAGCTTGAATGGGAACATCTATCTATTGACCTGTTACCTCATCCCGATATGTTCGCGGATGCACATTTTGCGAGCTCTCAAGGAGGAGGACGTAACAAGAGAGATGAAGATGGAGCAAAGAGAGTATTTTTCGGCGGGGAGAGATTCATAGAAGGAATATCTGGAGAGGCTCAT ATAACGATTCAGAGGACTGAACTAAATAGTCCACTAGGGCTTGAAGTTCAACTGCATATCACAGAAGCTGTTTGTCCAGCTCTAAGTGAGCCAG GATTACGAGCCTTTCTTCGCTTCTTGACGGGATTGTATGCATGTATTAACAGAGGAGATGTCAATCCAAATCAGCAA CATTCAACAGAAGCAGCAGGGCGGTCTTTGGTCTCCATTGTTGTGGATCACATTTTTCTGCGCGTAAAGGACATAG AATTTCAGCTTGAACTGTTGATGCAGTCTTTAATCTTTTCTCGg GGAAGTATCTCAGGTGGAGAAAGTGCAAAATGCTTGACTCGTCTTATGATCGGGGGAGTCTTTTTAAG GGATACATTTTCACACCCTCCATGCACCTTGGTGCAGCCATCAGAGCTGGCGGATTCTGATGATGTTTTGCGCATTCCAGACTTTG GTAAAGATTTTTGTCCTCCCATATATCCTCTAGGGGACCAACAGGGGAACTTCAGTGCTGGGGTCCCCCTGATATCTCTCCATTCTCTTCAGCTCAAGCCTTCACCGTCTCCACCAATTCTTGCCTCTACCACAGTTATCAATTGTCAGCCCCTTATG CTTCATCTTCAGGAAGAATCATGTTTGAGGATATGTTCCTTTTTAGCAGATGGAATTGTAGTGAATCCTGGAGTAGTTCTATCAGATTTCTCTATTAACTCCCTTACAGTCAATCTTAAGAGGATAGATATTACTGTCCCATTAGACATGGGAACACCAAATGATACTGTTTCAGGTGAAAATAACACTTGTCATAGTTTGTTTGATGGGGCAAGGCTTCATATTGAAGATTTCGTCCTTTCTGAGTCACCTGCTCTTAAGCTCGGGCTACTACACCTCGAGAAGGATCCGGCATGCTTCTGTCTATGGGAAGATCAaccaattgatggtagccagaagAAATTGAGTGCTGGTGCTTCAGTCATTAGTTTATCTCTACAAACATGTAATGATGCAACTGGACTCCAAAATTCTCTTACATTATCTTCAAATTTATGGAGATGTGTTGAGCTGAAAGGTGCTTGCCTTGAAATAGCTATGGTTACTGCAGATGGAAGCCCTTTAACAAATGTCCCACCCCCTGGAGGGATTGTCAGAGTGGGAGTTGCCTGTCATCAGTACTTTTCCAACACTTCGGTTGAGCAATTATTTTTTGTCCTagatttttacacatattttGGGAGGATAAGCGAAAAGATGGCAGTAGTTGGGAGGATCAATTCGCACGAGGAAGTAAGTCAAAAATCTTCAGGTGGATCATTAGGTGAAAAAGTTCCGGGTGATACTGCTGTAAGTTTAGCAGTGAATGATCTGCGTCTAAGATTTTTGGAGTCTTCTTCCACTGACATTTCAGGAATGCCTTTGGTTCAATTTATAGGCAAAGAGCTGTCCGTCAAAGTTACTCATAGAACCTTGGGTGGTGCTATAGCCATTTCATCAAGTTTGCTTTGGGAAAGTGTTGAAGTTGATTGTGCAGACACTCTGAGTAGCTTGCCATGTGAGAACGGCTTGGCGTGGACTTCAAACCAAAATGGCCAGTtgatggggaatggatgtcaacTTAGATCTGTCTTTTGGGTGCAAAACAGGAAGATCAATCAACCAAATGGCAACTTTGTTTTAGTTCCCTTCTTGGACATAAAAATGGTACAGGTGATTCCATATAAAACACAGGACATGGAGTGTCACAGTCTAAATGTTTCAGCTTGTATTGCTGGTGTCCGCCTTGGGGGAGGAATGAATTACACAGAAGCCTTACTTCACAGGTTTGGAATTCTTGGGCCAGATGGTGGTCCTGGGGAAGGGCTTACTAAAGGTTTGGAGCATTTGTCTGCTGGGCCTTTGTCTAAACTTTTGAAAGCAACACCTCCTACCATCAATGAGCTTGAAGACG ATGGAAAGGACACTGGAAGATTACAGTTGGAAACACCTGATGATGTGGACATATCCATCGAATTCAAAGATTGGTTATTTGCTCTGGAAGGTGCACAAGAAGCAGCAGAAAAGTGGTGGTTCTGTGATCATGAAGATTCCATCAGAGAAGAGAGGTGTTGGCACACAACTTTCCGCAACATTTGTGTCAAAGCAAGCAGCTCTAAGCATGTAACAGATGGCAGCAGAAAATTGTCTGGCAAGAAAAGATACCCCCTCGAGTTGATTACT GTTGGTGTGGAAGGTCTGCAGATCTTAAAACCGCGCTCTCGACAGAGTATCCTGCGAGATGTTAGTCCTGCAGGACCTATTAAAGAGGCTGCTGAGACATTTGGTGGTATGAACATCGAAGTAGACATAGTGAATGCCGAAGACAATATTGATGATGGAATTGGAAAGTGGATTGTCGAAAAGTTGAAATTCTCCGTCAAACAGCCG ATTGAGGCAGTGGTGACGAAGGCTGAGCTCCAGTACCTTGCTTTCTTGTGCAAGTCTGAGGTTGACTCTATGGGTCGGATTGCTGCTGGAATCCTGCGAGTACTTAAGTTAGAAGGTTCTATCGGCCCAGGAGCAATCCGTCAACTCAGTAACTTAG GAAGTGAAAGCTTCGATAGAATATTTACCCCTGAAAAACTCAGCAGGGATAGTAGCAGCAGTAGTATAGGACTAAGTCCGTCGTCAAATTTAACTGGTGGAAGCCGGAACTCATGTATAGAGTCAACAGTAGCTTCTGTTGAAGAGTTAATCAAGGAATCACAGACCAAATGTGCTGCTCTAAGTGTTGAACTAGGTAGTTCTACATCTTCTGTTGATGATTTTAAAGAGCTGAGTCAGAAACTGGAGAATATGCAGAAACTATTGATGCGATTGCGAACTCAAGTTTGA